The Mytilus trossulus isolate FHL-02 chromosome 3, PNRI_Mtr1.1.1.hap1, whole genome shotgun sequence genome contains a region encoding:
- the LOC134710745 gene encoding proton-coupled folate transporter-like isoform X2, translating into MEQDLHQVRKMDSIEKDKSLLIIPDWPTEKPAIFRPVYQFIAIEIITILYFGALVAMLPIQQFYVIDEVAKKYGEDGEKSNVDHCPKGLVFSNNTSNMVQAESANILMYLGFVGTLIAVVPILVFGSLTDRYGRKFPIYLSLVGILLKEIVMTVTVYKGLSLWFLALGEFFLGITGHFGLFQTATMGMIADITTPGKNRAIKITILEGTAAVAVAFSVLCIGFWIKDGNYRHPLIMCIACTVLSLILTLTLLSETAKTNKKKNTRICTKSVMCACFDVYRNGKRKRNIKILIGQMILCINAGALLGKSNVVTLFLLHKPLCWSGVHIQVFTCIQFLVNWGSILVFIKILHKYLADYTIVIAGTVSAIASSVTLAISTKEWIVYLYAVIGIMAVSISPLLRSVLSRLVSPVEQGSLFACIGSSELLLTSLAQLFYGIVYKETVSYLPGLVFLITAGILVIELCLSIFLRSIMSKEPIIVTETEK; encoded by the exons atggaaCAAGACTTGCATCAAGTAAGAAA AATGGATTCCATCGAGAAAGATAAATCACTTTTGATCATACCAGATTGGCCCACCGAAAAACCAGCCATTTTTCGTCCAGTATACCAGTTCATTGCGATAGAAATTATTACCATTCTGTATTTTGGAGCTTTGGTGGCAATGCTTCCAATCCAACAGTTTTATGTTATAGACGAAGTTGCAAAGAAATATGGAGAAGACGGCGAAAAGTCAAACGTTGACCACTGCCCAAAAGGCCTTGTATTTTCcaacaatacaagtaatatGGTACAAGCCGAATCCGCAAACATACTGATGTATCTGGGATTCGTTGGCACGTTAATCGCTGTAGTTCCTATTTTGGTATTTGGTTCACTCACGGACAGATACGGAAGAAAATTTCCAATCTATCTATCATTGGTTGGGATTTTACTAAAAGAAATTGTAATGACTGTAACCGTTTACAAAGGGTTGTCACTCTGGTTTTTAGCTTTGGGAGAATTTTTCCTCGGCATCACAGGACATTTTGGTCTATTTCAAACTGCTACGATGGGGATGATTGCCGATATTACAACTCCTGGTAAAAACAGGGCGATAAAGATAACCATATTGGAAGGAACTGCAGCCGTTGCCGTTGCGTTTTCGGTTTTATGTATTGGTTTTTGGATAAAAGACGGGAATTATAGACACCCATTGATAATGTGCATCGCATGTACCGTTTTGTCTCTaatattaacattaacattaCTGTCCGAGACggctaaaacaaacaaaaagaagaataccaGGATATGCACGAAATCAGTTATGTGCGCATGTTTCGATGTGTACAGAAAtggaaaaaggaaaagaaatataaaaatattgataggacAAATGATATTGTGTATCAATGCTGGGGCACTTTTGGGGAAATCTAACGTTGTTACTTTATTCCTGCTACACAAGCCGTTGTGTTGGAGCGGGGTTCACATTCAGGTTTTCACATGCATCCAATTCTTAGTGAACTGGGGTTCAatattagttttcattaaaattttacacaaatacCTTGCAGATTACACCATTGTAATAGCAGGAACAGTGTCGGCCATAGCAAGCTCTGTCACTTTGGCTATTAGTACAAAAGAATGGATAGTTTATTTAT ATGCAGTGATTGGTATAATGGCAGTCTCGATTTCCCCCTTACTAAGATCGGTTCTTTCAAGGCTGGTGTCACCAGTTGAACAAG gaAGCCTTTTTGCTTGTATTGGTAGTTCTGAATTATTGCTGACGTCTCTTGCACAACTGTTTTATGGTATTGTTTACAAAGAGACTGTTAGCTATCTTCCAGGGTTGGTGTTTTTGATAACGGCTGGAATTCTAGTCATAGAATTATGTTTATCTAT atttttacGCAGTATTATGTCCAAAGAACCAATAATTGTTACCGAAACAGAAAAATGA
- the LOC134710745 gene encoding proton-coupled folate transporter-like isoform X3 → MDSIEKDKSLLIIPDWPTEKPAIFRPVYQFIAIEIITILYFGALVAMLPIQQFYVIDEVAKKYGEDGEKSNVDHCPKGLVFSNNTSNMVQAESANILMYLGFVGTLIAVVPILVFGSLTDRYGRKFPIYLSLVGILLKEIVMTVTVYKGLSLWFLALGEFFLGITGHFGLFQTATMGMIADITTPGKNRAIKITILEGTAAVAVAFSVLCIGFWIKDGNYRHPLIMCIACTVLSLILTLTLLSETAKTNKKKNTRICTKSVMCACFDVYRNGKRKRNIKILIGQMILCINAGALLGKSNVVTLFLLHKPLCWSGVHIQVFTCIQFLVNWGSILVFIKILHKYLADYTIVIAGTVSAIASSVTLAISTKEWIVYLYAVIGIMAVSISPLLRSVLSRLVSPVEQGSLFACIGSSELLLTSLAQLFYGIVYKETVSYLPGLVFLITAGILVIELCLSIFLRSIMSKEPIIVTETEK, encoded by the exons ATGGATTCCATCGAGAAAGATAAATCACTTTTGATCATACCAGATTGGCCCACCGAAAAACCAGCCATTTTTCGTCCAGTATACCAGTTCATTGCGATAGAAATTATTACCATTCTGTATTTTGGAGCTTTGGTGGCAATGCTTCCAATCCAACAGTTTTATGTTATAGACGAAGTTGCAAAGAAATATGGAGAAGACGGCGAAAAGTCAAACGTTGACCACTGCCCAAAAGGCCTTGTATTTTCcaacaatacaagtaatatGGTACAAGCCGAATCCGCAAACATACTGATGTATCTGGGATTCGTTGGCACGTTAATCGCTGTAGTTCCTATTTTGGTATTTGGTTCACTCACGGACAGATACGGAAGAAAATTTCCAATCTATCTATCATTGGTTGGGATTTTACTAAAAGAAATTGTAATGACTGTAACCGTTTACAAAGGGTTGTCACTCTGGTTTTTAGCTTTGGGAGAATTTTTCCTCGGCATCACAGGACATTTTGGTCTATTTCAAACTGCTACGATGGGGATGATTGCCGATATTACAACTCCTGGTAAAAACAGGGCGATAAAGATAACCATATTGGAAGGAACTGCAGCCGTTGCCGTTGCGTTTTCGGTTTTATGTATTGGTTTTTGGATAAAAGACGGGAATTATAGACACCCATTGATAATGTGCATCGCATGTACCGTTTTGTCTCTaatattaacattaacattaCTGTCCGAGACggctaaaacaaacaaaaagaagaataccaGGATATGCACGAAATCAGTTATGTGCGCATGTTTCGATGTGTACAGAAAtggaaaaaggaaaagaaatataaaaatattgataggacAAATGATATTGTGTATCAATGCTGGGGCACTTTTGGGGAAATCTAACGTTGTTACTTTATTCCTGCTACACAAGCCGTTGTGTTGGAGCGGGGTTCACATTCAGGTTTTCACATGCATCCAATTCTTAGTGAACTGGGGTTCAatattagttttcattaaaattttacacaaatacCTTGCAGATTACACCATTGTAATAGCAGGAACAGTGTCGGCCATAGCAAGCTCTGTCACTTTGGCTATTAGTACAAAAGAATGGATAGTTTATTTAT ATGCAGTGATTGGTATAATGGCAGTCTCGATTTCCCCCTTACTAAGATCGGTTCTTTCAAGGCTGGTGTCACCAGTTGAACAAG gaAGCCTTTTTGCTTGTATTGGTAGTTCTGAATTATTGCTGACGTCTCTTGCACAACTGTTTTATGGTATTGTTTACAAAGAGACTGTTAGCTATCTTCCAGGGTTGGTGTTTTTGATAACGGCTGGAATTCTAGTCATAGAATTATGTTTATCTAT atttttacGCAGTATTATGTCCAAAGAACCAATAATTGTTACCGAAACAGAAAAATGA
- the LOC134710745 gene encoding proton-coupled folate transporter-like isoform X1, whose product MEQDLHQVRNLYYRMDSIEKDKSLLIIPDWPTEKPAIFRPVYQFIAIEIITILYFGALVAMLPIQQFYVIDEVAKKYGEDGEKSNVDHCPKGLVFSNNTSNMVQAESANILMYLGFVGTLIAVVPILVFGSLTDRYGRKFPIYLSLVGILLKEIVMTVTVYKGLSLWFLALGEFFLGITGHFGLFQTATMGMIADITTPGKNRAIKITILEGTAAVAVAFSVLCIGFWIKDGNYRHPLIMCIACTVLSLILTLTLLSETAKTNKKKNTRICTKSVMCACFDVYRNGKRKRNIKILIGQMILCINAGALLGKSNVVTLFLLHKPLCWSGVHIQVFTCIQFLVNWGSILVFIKILHKYLADYTIVIAGTVSAIASSVTLAISTKEWIVYLYAVIGIMAVSISPLLRSVLSRLVSPVEQGSLFACIGSSELLLTSLAQLFYGIVYKETVSYLPGLVFLITAGILVIELCLSIFLRSIMSKEPIIVTETEK is encoded by the exons atggaaCAAGACTTGCATCAAGTAAGAAA TTTATATTATAGAATGGATTCCATCGAGAAAGATAAATCACTTTTGATCATACCAGATTGGCCCACCGAAAAACCAGCCATTTTTCGTCCAGTATACCAGTTCATTGCGATAGAAATTATTACCATTCTGTATTTTGGAGCTTTGGTGGCAATGCTTCCAATCCAACAGTTTTATGTTATAGACGAAGTTGCAAAGAAATATGGAGAAGACGGCGAAAAGTCAAACGTTGACCACTGCCCAAAAGGCCTTGTATTTTCcaacaatacaagtaatatGGTACAAGCCGAATCCGCAAACATACTGATGTATCTGGGATTCGTTGGCACGTTAATCGCTGTAGTTCCTATTTTGGTATTTGGTTCACTCACGGACAGATACGGAAGAAAATTTCCAATCTATCTATCATTGGTTGGGATTTTACTAAAAGAAATTGTAATGACTGTAACCGTTTACAAAGGGTTGTCACTCTGGTTTTTAGCTTTGGGAGAATTTTTCCTCGGCATCACAGGACATTTTGGTCTATTTCAAACTGCTACGATGGGGATGATTGCCGATATTACAACTCCTGGTAAAAACAGGGCGATAAAGATAACCATATTGGAAGGAACTGCAGCCGTTGCCGTTGCGTTTTCGGTTTTATGTATTGGTTTTTGGATAAAAGACGGGAATTATAGACACCCATTGATAATGTGCATCGCATGTACCGTTTTGTCTCTaatattaacattaacattaCTGTCCGAGACggctaaaacaaacaaaaagaagaataccaGGATATGCACGAAATCAGTTATGTGCGCATGTTTCGATGTGTACAGAAAtggaaaaaggaaaagaaatataaaaatattgataggacAAATGATATTGTGTATCAATGCTGGGGCACTTTTGGGGAAATCTAACGTTGTTACTTTATTCCTGCTACACAAGCCGTTGTGTTGGAGCGGGGTTCACATTCAGGTTTTCACATGCATCCAATTCTTAGTGAACTGGGGTTCAatattagttttcattaaaattttacacaaatacCTTGCAGATTACACCATTGTAATAGCAGGAACAGTGTCGGCCATAGCAAGCTCTGTCACTTTGGCTATTAGTACAAAAGAATGGATAGTTTATTTAT ATGCAGTGATTGGTATAATGGCAGTCTCGATTTCCCCCTTACTAAGATCGGTTCTTTCAAGGCTGGTGTCACCAGTTGAACAAG gaAGCCTTTTTGCTTGTATTGGTAGTTCTGAATTATTGCTGACGTCTCTTGCACAACTGTTTTATGGTATTGTTTACAAAGAGACTGTTAGCTATCTTCCAGGGTTGGTGTTTTTGATAACGGCTGGAATTCTAGTCATAGAATTATGTTTATCTAT atttttacGCAGTATTATGTCCAAAGAACCAATAATTGTTACCGAAACAGAAAAATGA
- the LOC134710747 gene encoding proton-coupled folate transporter-like, which yields MDAIEEDKPLLPVPDEATEKPVIVRPMYQFIMLEIIGILHFGALMAMFPIQQFYVIDEIAKKYGEHGEKSNVDYCPKGPVFSNSTSNIVQAESANILMYLGFVGTFIAVIPILVFGSLTDRYGRKFPLYLSMVGILLKEIVMTVTVYKGLSLWFFALGDFFLGITGHFGLFLAAMMGMIADITTPGKDRAIKITIMEGTLAIAVAFSILGIGFWIKDGNYRHPLIMCIACTVLSLILTLTLLSETAKTNKKKDNRICTKSVLCACFDVYRNGNRNRNKKMLVGQIIFCINVGAVLGKSNVVTLFLLHKPLCWSELHVQVFTCFQLLVNWGSILLGIRILHKYLADYTIIIVGTVSAIASSVTLAFSSEDWIVYLYAVIGIMAVSVSPLLRSVLSRLVSPDEQGSLFACIGSSELLLTSLAQLFYGFIYKESVSYLPGLVFLITAGILVIEFCLSLVLYSIMSSEPVSVTETVIKVS from the exons ATGGATGCCATCGAGGAAGATAAACCACTTTTGCCAGTACCAGATGAAGCCACTGAAAAACCAGTCATTGTTCGTCCTATGTACCAGTTCATTATGCTAGAAATAATTGGCATTCTTCATTTTGGAGCATTGATGGCAATGTTTCCAATCCAACAGTTTTATGTTATAGACGAAATTGCAAAGAAATATGGAGAACATGGCGAAAAATCAAACGTAGACTATTGCCCAAAAGGCCCTGTATTTTCCAACAGTACAAGTAATATCGTACAAGCAGAATCCGCAAACATACTGATGTATCTGGGATTCGTGGGTACGTTTATCGCTGTAATTCCTATTTTGGTATTTGGTTCACTCACGGACAGATACGGAAGAAAATTTCCATTGTATCTTTCAATGGTTGGAATTTTACTCAAAGAAATAGTAATGACTGTTACCGTTTACAAAGGGTTGTCACTCTGGTTTTTCGCTTTGGGAGATTTTTTCCTAGGCATCACGGGacattttggtctatttttagcTGCAATGATGGGGATGATTGCCGATATTACAACTCCTGGTAAAGACAGAGCAATAAAGATAACAATAATGGAAGGGACTTTAGCCATTGCCGTAGCATTTTCGATATTAGGTATTGGTTTTTGGATAAAAGACGGGAATTATAGACACCCCTTGATTATGTGCATCGCATGTACTGTTTTGTCTCTaatattaacattaacattaCTGTCCGAGACGGCTAAGACAAACAAAAAGAAGGACAACAGGATATGCACGAAATCAGTTTTGTGCGCATGTTTCGATGTGTACAGAAATGGCAACaggaatagaaataaaaaaatgttggtcggacaaataatattttgtatcaatgttGGGGCAGTATTGGGAAAATCTAACGTTGTTACTTTATTTCTCCTCCACAAGCCGTTATGTTGGAGTGAGCTTCACGTTCAAGTGTTCACATGTTTTCAACTGTTGGTGAACTGGGGTTCAATATTACTTGGGATCAGAATTTTACACAAATACCTTGCAGATTATACCATTATAATAGTAGGAACAGTGTCGGCCATTGCAAGTTCCGTTACTTTGGCTTTTAGTTCAGAAGACTGGATAGTTTATTTAT ATGCAGTGATTGGTATAATGGCAGTCTCGGTTTCACCTTTACTACGATCGGTTCTTTCAAGGCTGGTATCACCAGATGAACAAG GAAGCCTGTTTGCTTGTATTGGTAGTTCTGAATTATTGCTGACATCACTTGCGCAGCTGTTTTATGGTTTCATTTACAAAGAGTCTGTTAGTTATCTTCCAGGGTTGGTGTTCTTGATAACGGCTGGAATTCTAGTCATAGAATTCTGTTTATCTTT agtGCTATATAGTATTATGTCCTCAGAACCAGTGTCTGTAACAGAAACAGTTATTAAGGTCTCCTAG